From Quercus robur chromosome 8, dhQueRobu3.1, whole genome shotgun sequence:
TTTCAAATCAATTCTATGTGAGCAGCATTATACTAATCAATATTTTACTAGACAACAATATAAAGTAAGCACACAAATCTGGTAAAATAGGTTTTCCGAAGTAATTCTGCGCCTTAGAAGATCCTTTTTACTAGTCAACGTTGGCGTACAAACATGAATTATAGAATGTATCTCCATTTCAGTTCAAATTTCACAGTGTCATATCtaaatatcaccagcaaaaaaTACAATCCAAAACAGAGCAATAGTGGTTGCAATAACCCTGGCAACGACCCTCGTCATGGCCTCTTTGATTTATGCAAGCTATGTCGCACTTATGGTAGCATGTGTGGTCTGTTCGCCATCTCAAGGCTTCTCCAACGTTAGAGGATGCCAGAAAAACGATCATGGTAATGAAAAGCACTATGGAAACCTTGCTTGATGCCATTTTTCTTGCTTTGTCTTTGTTTCCTGCGTTAGTGGGGTGGTGGGTGCTCGGTTATTTGCAAGAAAATTAAACACGAAGGGCTATTGAGTGGAGTTCATAGTTTTTATAAGGATTGCTTTCCTTATTAGATAGGTTTTGAAAACTGAAGCGTGGTGTTTGTGGAGCACAGACAAGTGCGGGCAAGCCAATGGTGTGAAGCCTCAAAACCGACATAACAAAACAAACTGATAATCATGACCTTGGAAGTTACGGATAATTATATGGTCCAATTTGTTAGTTTCTGAACTTGTAATCCAATTTGTCACatctaaataaatcaaaatcctCTAGAATTCTTAAGAAAATTTACCGCGTCGATTTCATTTTATCTtgacattattttataataaaaggtTTATACTATGTGAAGTCATCAATTCATTAACAAAATCCCTAAAACAATGGTTTCtaaccccccacccccccccccccccccccccccaaaaaaaaaaaatcataaatgataAATGTGACCTCAAAGTCGTTTACTTAAATCTGGTTTCTAGATTTCAAGAAAGGCAAAAACTAGTGATTGAGTCAGAAAAATTTCTTTGAGGGAGCCGTGGCTGACCTTATATGTGTGTATTCATTATGAATGGAATCCAAttactttacataaaaatagaataaatatcaTAAAATTACAAGATAACTATGTAGTTATCTTGTAATTTAAAAACTAATCCTATTAAAATATGATATATTGCTTTGTTAAAATGTTtacaatatatattaatactCTTATAGAAAATATTCTCTTTGTATAATAATTGAATGTTtatgtacgtttttagaccctttaaaacacaatcagattaacctagttaattagtcaaatgattacttagtcaaattaatcagatctaggttaacacacatatatcatataattgtaaagtgcggaaaataaagaacacaatgatatgataacctaggaaaaccaaatcggtaaaaaacctggggaggatttaacctagctatcctcaaggtaaaaagcaaatccactatgaaagaattgaagtttgtacaatagaacttagatcACTAACATTCTATTGTTATCTCGAATAGGAAACTTACTACTACGACCccatgatagctccgagtccacgaactacttctttctttggcctttgcaaaacacaaacacacacgtTTGTGACTATGAGATCTTACTCAAAGTTTTAGCAACACAAATTCTtttgtttgtgactccaagaccacccttgaaggtttagatcatcagcacctttgatgattagaaaatgtagcaacttctacaacaccggatcttgagattcttcaagtaataacatcggtagaagatatgagagagttttttaggaacaaaaccctaaatacaaaagaggcacactcttctctctctaaaaagtcttataaaaacatgcttagggtttcctttatatattgggagaagtagattagaaaccctaatatttaatgggcttgaattgctgtttgggcttaattaaaattcagcagatacgactttcgatcggttGAGCCTGTCTTTCAATCAATCGAATCAGgtagattatgaaatcttcttcctgtagcttgtatgttcttgaatcttgacttgaatcaccttgagcattgtctaataatacctatagactctaagatctatatctaaacaagtttgtgttcacgatttgccaattgttctaaacatttagaacctaacagtttataataattaaaaaaaaaaatgcatatgtaTATTCTTCAAACTTtggctattttttaaaatcataccCCCATGTGTTTtaatacacacatatatgtgtgtgtatatatatatatatatatatatatattagttagaATCATTTGATTTAACATTGCTTTAATCACATGACTTTTGTGCATTGCTCTCGAAATATTATCATCTGAATTCACCATACATATAAACTAAAGTGTGAGAGACCACGTGCTCAACCTATTCATTCATTGTTAGGATGAACTTGTGTGAATGAGTGGATTCGTGTTGGTGCCCTTCAAAATGGCTGTTtgatttattaaaaactttCCCCCTAGATCAAGAGTAGTTTTACAATGAAGTCTACAACGTcggtaatttttgtattttaccctttaagttctattttttcattgcccaaaaatattattttcaaatcAGAGACAGAGCCAGAATATTGATTGAGAGGGAGCTGaagtatgaaaaaataaaatcctaaatgCACTAATTATAATAGAAGAATGTGGGCAGTGTGCAAAAATAcactaattataattttataggtctcaatttataaattatttgtgCGACATTTATGTGTGATTTTGCAATTAGCAAAATACTCAAGTGGTCTCATAGATTAATAGGATGTTGTGCAAATGCAAGATGAGCCGAAAGTGTTTTTCGGCCTATTGTATGTATTATGCCATAACTCAGGAATAATCTAACTCAATTAAGCTTGCtgcaaataaattttaaaagaattaaattcTGTCAGAATattatactttatatatatatatattttttaattcaataaacaATAATGGGAAATGGTAGATTTgaatgtctccattcaaaattaaaaaaaaaaaaaaaaaagtgttagtgGAGTTATAAAGCTTTTGGTATATTAGTCTTTTTGGTGTTAAAATATTATACTGTGTAATAATATCTTttgtcattaaattaaattaacgAACGTATTGCttgtcataaaataataattttcctttatctttgAAGAAAGCGCACCAAACTCACAATGCTTTAAATAAACTTGTGACGTTCCTACTTGAATtggagtttttttattttattttatttattttattttttttatggagggAAATGACCTTGTTCTTTTCCTCATTAGATGTGTCATTGCCATAAAGTGAAGTTTCATTTGGACTTTGAAGGGAGGAAATTAATGTTTGGTCCAATGATTAAATCTTGGAAATAATCTattatttctaaatacaatACTACTACTTATTATTGGTGTAATGTCACTTTGTGAGTATAAGTTCTTGTGAAGTGGGGGGTAAGAGTATCTAAGAgagagttttacacacatatacacttagattaaggtAGAGTGAGATTTCTAtctcagattaaaaaaaaaaattgttgttaagtgaaccttaattattattgcttagaatatttttatcaattagtTTATGTCTTTACTCTGtacaattcttttatttaacaattcaactaAACTTTGACAACTATTAGTCTTTGCAATtctattaagaatttttttgttgtgcctaacattttttttttcttcactcaATTACTCCTTAGTCCCACCCCTTtgtctaatttttattattatttagaatcACCCATTGTataattgtttaattgttttttagtgTTAATATTTACTAACTACTGATTGACTAACTGGCCATGCTCAGATTCCCATTTacaagtaacaaattaaaaacaaattcaaattcagCCTCGGTACTTGCAAATTTGATCAAAAGTTTTAATTAATTgtaactttattttcaaaaatagattattaaagggatcatattcaagtttattttagttggacttagactaaaaaaaaaaaagatttagaattAGGGATTTAagatgttcaaaattttattttacggggtcaaaacaaaaaaagaaattatatatatatatatatatatatagggttgggtttaagttacacctggtgtaattctaagcaatgttacaccatctaataacctattataaaattcatattttgaaaatcctatTGTTGGATTACATGCGGGTGCGGAGCCAGGGGGGGTCGAGGGGGGGCagttgtcccccccccccccccccccccccccccccccggcttGCCCAAAAGAAACCCTTAGTTTCATAgttaatacttattaaaaaccCCAaactattattttcttttgatagaaATAGCATTCTAGATCAAAGATCTTCCTTATCATGTGAGGAATTTCATCTAACTAAAAACTCTAATCAATCACACTTAATGATAATTTAGCCAACTAAAACACCACTTTGTTTCTTTAGCCTTGAAATAGAGCATAACTCTATCTTCTAAGTGAACAAATAAGTAACCACAACTTCTCCACTAGCATGCCTTACACATAAGTTTTAATGTTTCCCTACCGTATTTTAGCAAAAAGGCCTTGATCAATCCCTTCAAAAATGCCGTCTTGCATACCAACGTGGAAAGCAAAGTGCACCGCTTAGAAAGCCACAATCCATCATGAACCCTAATAAAACTCCTTTGTACTTAACTATT
This genomic window contains:
- the LOC126696067 gene encoding defensin-like protein 34, producing the protein MASSKVSIVLFITMIVFLASSNVGEALRWRTDHTCYHKCDIACINQRGHDEGRCQGYCNHYCSVLDWKYRWPIETFEVEGIKLQSY